A window from Nasonia vitripennis strain AsymCx chromosome 2 unlocalized genomic scaffold, Nvit_psr_1.1 chr2_random0010, whole genome shotgun sequence encodes these proteins:
- the LOC100115530 gene encoding polymerase delta-interacting protein 3 — MSNDLVSLDDIIKKSKTSTSTMRGRGVGPRKPVLKNGPRTNGAAPLRPNAKPIEDARFKIIQKKRRHIADARDKLAQIAKQSDARLKLQKLRATNTKKIDSTIISRKTGRNGRMSLSTNKPLPPHAPRSLPPTFIPPPARTMGYRPPPGPESHYVNEMIMTYNDVRIPKPKESEYLQYHTKDYLMDSHHHHQAALRRTVSNDYAPAMPPPPPLFNIKPVPYDWDKPVRSSTLSRSQTVRASDHSSRPRDYKVIPRSGLITKAQSPPPYRNEWTFGSKSRTIIPDNSIEAKYYTMRNHREIGVKSRLDSPPPKASRTASNSSRPKSSSTAAGYRIVVSNLQANVTQEDIKELFEDVGELLVSRLVRPGIAEVIYKTLKDATKAVETYHNRQLDGHPMKCLLVNPRPKTSSSTSSSSRVLTHSRSSSSYSQPSLGTVHRALFDD; from the exons ATGTCTAATGATCTGGTGAGTCTCGATGATATAATTAAGAAGTCTAAAACATCAACGTCTACGATGCGAGGCCGCGGTGTAGG ACCTCGCAAACCAGTACTGAAAAATGGCCCAAGAACAAATGGTGCTGCTCCACTCCGGCCCAATGCAAAACCCATTGAAGATGCTAGattcaaaataattcagaaGAAAAGACGACACATTGCTGATGCTAGGGATAAGCTTGCTCAAATTGCAAAACAGAGCGATGCTCGTTTGAAGTTGCAAAAGTTGCGAGCAACCAATACCAAGAAAATAGATTCAACTATTATATCTCGCAAAACTGGTCGCAATGGTCGCATGTCGCTATCTACTAACAAACCACTGCCACCACATGCTCCACGCTCATTACCTCCGACATTTATTCCGCCACCAGCAAGAACAATGGGCTATAGGCCGCCACCCGGGCCAGAGTCGCACTATGTCAATGAAATGATAATGACTTACAATGACG TTAGAATTCCAAAACCAAAGGAGTCTGAGTATTTGCAATATCATACAAAAG ATTACTTGATGGATTCGCATCACCATCATCAAGCAGCATTAAGACGCACTGTTAGCAATGATTATGCTCCAGCAATGCCGCCACCTCCGCCATTGTTCAATATTAAACCAGTACCTTACGATTGGGATAAACCTGTGCGCAGCAGCACTTTATCCAGAAGTCAAACAGTTCGAGCATCTGATCATAGCAGTAGACCAAGGGATTATAAAGTTATTCCACGTTCAGGATTG ATTACTAAAGCTCAGTCACCACCACCGTACAGGAATGAATGGACTTTTGGTTCAAAGTCAAG AACGATAATACCAGATAATTCTATCGAAGCCAAATATTATACTATGAGGAATCACAGAGAAATCGGAGTTAAATCTCGATTAGACTCACCTCCCCCAAAAGCAAGTCGCACTGCATCAAATTCGTCCAGACCCAAGTCCAGCTCCACTGCTGCTGGTTATAGAATTGTTGTATCTAACTTGCAAGCAAACGTTACTCAAGAAGATATTAAG GAATTGTTTGAAGACGTTGGAGAGTTGCTAGTGTCTAGGTTAGTTAGGCCAGGTATCGCTGAAGTAATATATAAAACTTTGAAAGATGCAACCAAAGCTGTAGAGACATACCACAACCGACAATTAGATGGTCACCCAATGAAATGCCTTCTTGTCAATCCTCGGCCAAAAACTTCGTCATCTACGTCATCTTCAAGCAGAGTGCTTACTCA CTCTAGAAGTTCAAGTAGCTATTCACAGCCGAGTTTAGGAACGGTCCATCGTGCTTTATTCGATGATTAG